In Argopecten irradians isolate NY unplaced genomic scaffold, Ai_NY scaffold_0265, whole genome shotgun sequence, the sequence CATCATTGaagtatttttatgaatattttacaattaaatgaatttgatatactaCAAAATAAAAGTGATCCTTAGCAAATTTTGAGTAGTATATAGTAATATTCACTGACAAGCAGACTGTATTGTATGTGTACTGCTATCATCTGATTTCTCTTTGTATTTAGCATGACATGTTCAACTGATATATTTTGGTGATTAGATCGCAGTTTTGTTTACTGGTAAGATAAAATACGGCACATGCACATAGAACAAACAGTATAGGATATAATGGGATCGATTCCCTATAGATACCATTTTAGCCCAGCTCTCACATTTGCTCATGTAGAGAGAAAATTCAGTattgtttatgtaaaataaCTATTCATCATGTACTATCTTGATTTTGTCACAATTCCATAAATTGTTTGTAAAATTTACTATAAGTTTCCCTCATACCTGCAATACAACAGTGACGTCactgcgtcaacaaaattactattttcaaGATGAATCTTAACGTTATTTTCGGAAACTATGTTGATGTTACTATAAAGAATACAAACACAACGGATTTGGGTTAAAAACTGTCATACAGTTGCGGTTTTCTTCTAACTTTTTTCTCCAAACAAATAGTAACAAATAgttacaatttcaaaattttagcaACACTTCTAGGAACgagagaaaatatttttttcatttttcatatgtGGACATCAAGGATAGGGatcacaaaattttgaaaactcCTCGACAAGCCTTGGGTATATACATGAAAGTGTCTTATAGTATTAATGTTCCATCATACTATTTTTTCAGGAGGAATAAAATGCCCAGAGAAATCATATGTAAACCGGCGTAATACATGAGCTATAAGTCGGGCGACTATGGAAccatttgtttcatttcttaTATCATGCCTAGAGCTGGAAGGTGTGGTGCAAAAATTAGAACTGAAATGTTATAGTTTTGAAATGATACAGCTTTGGAATGATACATATTCGATTTGTTGTGAGACCTACTGGAGGTTCATGTATTAAAACTTTTCTCAATGTAGCATACttatccttataattcaatttactaaagataatatataaaaaattccGAACTCACatttgtttatgaaatcataCGCCGAtatatcagccaatcaaaagcGAAGTTACAATTAACAACTTgatttttcctttatgggctgataaagtaatatttcaagccaatgaaaatgcttgttacaattaattaaattacaacCCATTAAAGATTACAATTGTAAATTTTTTAATATCCAAAATAGTTTGTAAAGTAATATGAATGCATAgatgataaataaatcaaagtaGACAAAAAAATTAAGACTATATATCTAgaaaaaacaagaaataaaaaaagaaaaataactgTAAGAACAACAAACATCATTTTAGAACCTAGTGGGTGAAAGGATATTCAGGACGTTTAATTTTGATACCTTGACTTATCTTTTCGTACCCGCAGTAGGAGGTGGCGTCACACTCATGTGTGAAATATGTTCAAAACTGTAGAAAGATATTTGAACGTGCATTGGGACTACAGTTATAAAGCGATAGTGCAACCAACTGGGGACAAAGgattgtgttgttttgtgtgcGTGTTTGTGTACCATTTAAATAGAATTAGACACGCCGCCAACTTATTTATTCAACTATTGAATTACATTATATTCTACCTTTATTTCAGGTCTAGCGCTTCTAGAAAAAACGATTTAAAATGCCGTCAAAAAGTGATTTTGAAGAATTGCTCCGAAATATAAGTAAAGAATTAACAGAAAGTAAGTGGCTCTCTTAATACAGTATTACAAAATACCGCAGCTGCTTATCAAACCTATTTACTGTAAACGTGCATACTTTAGCGGTAATCTTATTTTAGTGGTTTTGCGCCAATCGTATTTTCGGTATACCTTTTATATAACTATTACAGCGATTGTGCGAATTCATCACTGCACTAACCTGTTCCAGATCGCGTTTTCTCTAAAATTTGAGAGCGCcaaaaaattaattacaatacccCGAAAAGCATTGCTGGCTTGCTCTAGACGGTCTCTAAATCTCGTTAGCTTTACCTGTTATGAATATCACATTTAAGCAATGCTGTCgatatttcaatattcattGATATGCTCTTTTACACGCAGAAAAACGTGATGAACTGAAATTTCTTGGAAGAAGCTTTTTTGACAACCTTGAGGAGACGGAGGGTTTAGAGAGATGTGCTACAGGCAAGGACGTGCTGGATTTCTTCGTTAGGAAAGAAATCATCAGCAAACACAATGTTTCGAAATTACAgtcttgttttgaaaatatcgGTGGCTGTAATAGAATTCGAGAAATGCTGAatctatatacagaaaaaatgaaaaatattcattcagGTAGGTGTCAATTAATGgattaaatatatgttataacaaTCAAGCCGTTTGTTGAGGATTATGGAACAAAACAAGTATTATGTATGCTTTCCTGCGatcaatattgatgaaatatatattttttgcattCTATTTTTATGTAAGTAAATAAAATTCATGTTTAATAGGTCGACTTAGGTCGACATTTACACACATCCTTAGCAGATTGAAAAGTTCATGTCAATGAAtaagtatacatttatatcgCTGGTATCGTAGGTGACAGACCTAACGCTTGTATCTCCGAAACGTCTGGTTATATTATCACAGTTTAAGTTTAGATCTCTTTACCTTATGCAtgaatgtttgtttatattcgcaatatatttcatgatgatgtttttttatttcagcgCATGAGGATATATATACGTTATATTTTGGTATCAATGTTCTCTTCTTCTTGAAGGccaattgttttctgtttgtttcaGCCAAGGAGAGATCCATGTGGCAAGAACTAGTTCCCAATTTTGTTGAGACACTGACATGCAAGAAAATGAAAGAACGTGTAGAGAAAGAACATTTGGCGATACTCAGGGGTATGTTAAATTGGCTTACcagatatgatatttatatatcttatcaTACCTTACTCTGATAAAATAGTCAACAAATATGTCAGTAAAATTGTTTTCCAGTCGTCTTTAACTTATCCTTATACATTACACTATTTATTGCAGGACCACCAGCTGCAGGAAAATCCCAAACATGTTGTTGGTATGCAAGCAACTTTCAACAACACGCTAAACACATAGCATACAAGCTTCAATGTAAAAGTAAAGACGACCTATTAACGAGCTTTAGAGGCTTTTTGGAATTTTCGAAGATGAAATTTGAACAAGAGAATGAAGAAAAAAGTGAGTATGTCAAACACATGGCGGAAGTTGCTATATCTTTGATAAAAAGTGGCGAAAAGGGCGGCAAAGTGTATCTGCTCATCTTTGACGATGTTACTGAAGAGACATGCGGGGAAGTGGAACAAATCATTCACTCATTTCATCAAATTCACAAAGCAAGAAATCTCAGAATGTTATGCTCTACCAACTACTCTAAGTTTTACGGGCTGTGTActcaaaatgaaaatgtttttgagGATGTTGAGGGAGTTGAGGAATCAGAGGCTTTAAAGTTTTTCAAGGAACCAATCAAACAGAAAAATTCCGAAAAAGACATTCAGGCTTTGGCAAAAACAATGGGATATCTACCCTACGGATTAGTTCTTGCGAACTCGTATATGTACACGACTGGCATGTCGGTAaagatgtacatagacaaactCTCGGACAAAGAGTTTCTTAAACAAGTAGAGAAAGTTATGAGAGGTACCTCACAAGAATATGCAAAAGGTCTAGTATCTGCTCAGATGCTCACAATCGAAAAAGTGGAAGAGACATCGTCGGTACATATGAAGATGTTTTTACAGTTCATACCTTTCCTGCACCACCACGAAATCCCAATCCGACTTCTGAAAAAACTACTTCCAGACAGCATGGACGACAGAGATAAAGACACTGTCGTTTTCGAGCTGATAGCGAACATTCGGAAGTATTGTATAAGCGGTGAAATTAAATTTGAGCACCAGACGCAAGCCATTTCCATACACGCTGTGACAGCATTGGTATTAGATTTGAGATTATCCAGAGAAGAGAAAGAGTCGACCATCAGGGACTTGCTCTGTTTCTTTTGCAAAAATATCAGCATTGACTGTCGGCTTCATCTTACTCTGCTCAGCAACTTAGAACTGCAGCCTCACGCTACCAAAGTTGTTCTGTGTGCTACTAAATTGAAATTAGACAAAGAGAAAGCATGCATATTTCTAATGTGTACCCTTCATGCCGCCATTGGGGTAACTTTTCGAGTAAGTGGAGTGGAAAGCTTGCTAGCAGACGAACATTTAAACGAAGCAAAGAAACTTGGGTTTCAGCTAATCAAAACTGATCCCGAGACGCTTATGATAACGGCAGAAGAAATGGAAGCATTAGACGGTATGGAATACATTGAGGATGACAGAAATCGGCGGAGACGCGCAGATAGCATTTACCAAGATTTTCTTGGCATCTATTCGAGCCAAAACAAATATGCTGGAAGCGATGAAAGGGACAGCGAGATGGAGAAGCATCGACAAAACgcaaaaatgaaagttttgcaAACCAAAAAGATGTTCCAAGATCTAGTAAATGTAGCGAAAGACTTCCCTAAAGACTTGATACCAGACATCGTTATACACACAGAACGAACTGTTCATGATTTAGATCATTTGGAAAAAGTTGCTGAGTTTTCTGGAGACAAGAAACATGTTGATGAACGTAAAAGAGGCCGACTCAGCAATGAATTGTACAGTAAACTGCTTGACAAACAACAAGCGATGCCGCGAGATAAGCTAGGGGAAGTAACTGTTGTGGAAATGATGGTAACAATACTGTACAACAGTGGCAGAGCCCATTACTACCAAAGCAAATCACATCACCAGTTAACACTTGTTTGCTGGAATGAACTTCGTCTGGCATACCTGCTCGGGAAATTATTGCGGAAACGATATCCAAAATACCCTTCCGTACAAAGTCTGATCTCGAGACGAAATGGTATCTTTTACCATTGTTTGGTCAGTAGGAAACATGTCAATGAATCCGGAAAAGGGAAGAATGATATCCTACACAAGATCATTTACAAATACGAAGAAATGCTGAACGAAAAAGACTCGCATTACTATGAGTACGGCATCATTAAAGTTAGCGAACACCAACGTCTGCATCACGACGCAATGTGTTTGAAGCTTCTCCTCAAGTGTTACATTACCAGAATAGCGAACGCAGATGATGACGAGAACAAAAGTCGTCACTTTCAGGATGGTAAGAAACATGCCATCAAGCTGGAAAAACTTCTAGGTGACAGACACATGTATCGGTGGCTTGCCCTTCCAGGATTCCATGTCCAAGTAGCAAGGTTTTTTCTCAATTATGAATCGGAAAAGGCTGAGGAGCACTTCAGACTTGCCGTGAAGATGGAGAAAGAGTATAATTTGCAAAGATTATCTCATTTTGCTCTGCAGGGTCAATTTGGACTGATCGACTGCCTCAAACGTCGTGGTACGGAAACTTCTCTCGCAGAGGCTGCCGACATATGCGAGATGCTGGTGAGGTCTCTGCACGAATCCAATTTCAGAAGAATTTACCAAAAAGCAGTGGATACCTTAAATGAAGTCAAAAGGCAGATCGTCAAAAAGCGGCGTGTGGTACGTGACGTCGAGGTAATGGAAACTGAATGACCTGCCTTGGAGCAGAAAAGCTTGGTTTAAAACATCTACACTTTAATAACTTAACATCTGGGCCTGGTAGTTCAAAAGGGGATTGGTTTATTCACCTGGTTAGTGAAATTTTCACCTTCTTATTCGTTATAAATTCTGTGATTATATCTTCTTTGAAATGAGCAAGTAGATAACGAATGAAAAACTGTGTTATTTCAGAAAATTTTGTCGAATTTCTTTGACAAAGACGTATTTGATCTTGATTCTTCTCAATTTATCTCAATTTCTGAACAATTAGCCCTGAATGATCCAGAGTTCAAAACAAAACCCATGTATACAATCAGTGTTATGATAAATGCATAACAGAATGTATCAACGTAATGTCTCTAGCGGTTATAGCAGTCATATTGTTTCATTAATTCACCACAATAAGGAATAAAGAAGGGGTTGACGATAGACGGAAGTAGCGCCTGAGGTCAGACGACTAACACTGGTACATACAGATGAATACACCAAACAAGACATCTAATGATGTTATAATGAGCGAATCAGTGTCCCACTGATCTACTAAGGATGACTCACACCTACCTCTGTACTCTTTACAAATAGGGGCCATTTTAAAATGCACAGACTGTCATccaatcacaatgcgtgttacatagatacttcacctgtaacatgtagcgACACTACTGCTGTAGCACAATAGTGTATTCTTATGATAGAACAGTAGTAATAAGTTCGTTTCTTTTTAATCGACGGAAGAgattcaaaaaaacaaaatacgttAGATGTTTATCGTTCAAGACTCTGttcttaaatattattttcaccAATCCGATTAAAAGTATATCTTGGTTTTTACGCCTTCTCTCTGTTACATCAACTTTAATCAGATTACATTTTCACCAATATATCAACATGCCTTGAATACTTCTCAGCAACATCCATCGCCCTCCTCTAATGGTATACAAACATATCAGGATTTACTGCTACTACACATCCAGATACGTGCACACTTTCAAAACGTCTAGTAGATATGGAGATAAAGGTATGAACGAACTACTCAACTCAGaaggaaatatatatgtacatgataaaTTAGCTGGACGTAAACATGGTCATATATTGATTGTGTTCATCGCATCAAGTGagttaatattgtttttaaattaaattataaaaatattgtttttaatgtcTTAATGGAGTAGATATCCGTTTGAACTAATGTATTTTCTATTGAATTTAACGTTGTTATGGTAACACTGCTATCCAGTGATTTACAGTTTAATCGTTTATTAGTGTATGTTAGCAAAACTTTCTTTTAATGTACATTGAGTTGATCACATGTATTTCCGATATATTTAAGGGCAAGTTTGAAGTAAGACATTGCAATTACTGCATATGCATTGATatgatttctgaaaaaaaatcagctCATAACGGCTGTCATCAATGAGAGAAATTTGATGAGGTCTATGTAtggtttaaaatataataagttttatttcacaagatattgatatagacttattgttattacaataatccggtaatttttatttttaatgatattatttttttcctgaacttagatttttgataatttttgctaaagttatattatgttaatttaattttattgatatgttcATGACTTGTGCTATTCATTTTCATCATTCTCAGAGAAGGTTCCTTAacatactttttgttttaaactttttttatttacacaaatacactttcataatataaaacatatatttaaacgtCTGGAAATGTTCTGCTGACATGGTCTAAAATGcagttttaaaattaattggAACGTCCAGTATGTCTGAGAACAATAGGGTGGTGAGCTATCTCATTAAGACCCATTTTCTCgatattaatgacatatttacgtttatgtatattatttcacGTTGGGAGAAATACCCGATGCAGTTTAATGCCGGGCAcacacaagtttttttttatgtttgtaagatgattttcatttcattttatctaTTATAAGATCTTCGCCTGATTGGAATGCAAGATTTCACGGCTTGATTGTTAAGACGGTATGACGTCAGCACATGCATTGTTTTCCCATTAACTTCATTTTTAAACGGCACAAGTTTGAACAGTACTAGTTCAGGTTAATCAATTTTTTTCATCCTTTTTGGATTTAATAACTAAATGAAATTTATATGCTTTTGAACTCGTATCAtcctttattttacaaaatcaagaTATTTAAACATTCTTAACAATTACTATTAGTTTAAAATAGttgaaaaacatttaaacaatattcTGTATTGCAGATGTTGTTGCTCTGTGCAAATGTAGAATTACTTTTTatagcattttcatttttactggTTGGTTTATACTTAAATATCAttcataatacatttgtaatcaTGCATCTGgtaatttcaatatattagtcattttataattgatttatcAACTTACGTTTATTAGATATACAAAAACACTGTGCCCAGGTCAAATTATTCATTTAATTATATTGcatcatgtacatttataactgATAACTAACAAGAAACATATTATGTTCTATTTTCCACTTTATTAATAGTACAGATTTTCTTAAAGCAATGTAACAATTTATTGCTAAAATTTTATATACTCTGTGACTTATTCATGGTTATGCTGTTGTTCTGTAATTTTTCATATGGAAGttcttttaacatttaatattgtGACATTAATACACATGATATTCATATTCACTTAAACATAATGTAAGATATACACACACATTAACTTATAATAATTTGGGGAATGCCCAATGAAGTTTTATGCTGGGTTCACATAAGTTGAAGTATGTTCCTCTTGTGTTATTTACACAACTTTGCTACATTTATTACTTACACAACAACAAAGAACTTCCTGTGAATTGTATCATTACATTAATTTTTACCAGTCTTAGTCTAATTAAAGACAAGGCATCATGCTAGTGTTTTAAAACGATATGACGTTAACCTAGCGCTTAATTACTAAGTACATACTCTATAATTATTAAGCTTTATATCAATTCtacatatttcatttgataagTCTTGTATCAATTTAGATTGTATTTCGGAAACATAGCGGAATATAAtaagtttaattttaaattcattattattatttcatattataactaatttttaaataattattaacaaggggacgtaatataataaaataagttttatttcacaAGATATTGATATAGACTTACAGCTATTCGTGTGTGTCCCAGGTCTAAACGTATATATACTGTCAGTTGTCAGTGTCATGCGATAGCTGGCCAGGTCTGTACATAATAGTCTGGGTTATAGGTATAAGTTTCTCGTTGTTGTGTAATGGTATGTGGTGCCTGAACATCTTATATGTAATGCTAATTGTGAAACTGGTCAGTATTAATTGGTTCAGCGTGTTActtatgttatacagtagctATCCATGTATTAGATGTTTCAGGTGTTGGGTATCATGGCCAAATACTGATCCCCATGCTCTCGTTGTTATGTAATTGTATGCGAACACATTAACCAATTTAGATAAAGCTGACCAGTGATTGTAGATATACGGGGAGACAGTTAGACTGGAGCACACACCTTGTGTGTGGTCCTATTTTGGACCACATAACCATGACTGTATCTATATTGttaactattgttatagtgaaATGTATATGAAGTACAACGGAAATAAAATGTCGACAGAAATTGGAGTCCAGTCATCATTCCATCTCAACAACCACATGTACCTGATGGACTATACAATTAACTAAACATTACAACTTTACAAAACAGcttcaaatattcattttattatagGTTTTATGTATTTGACGTTGACTTTAGTTTCGATATATTGGCTGAAAACAAATTCTTGTAATTAATATGCAGTTGAATTGTAAAAAAAGACTAATATAAAAATagtatatttatgtaatttatagggaacaaccaactacgTGAAAAAatgaccttcgaaatggcccttGAGTATACAAGTTGAGCcaaggatagaattttaacctgGCCGCTGactggctggctaattatgaatttctaaagtaaaactgttttctgacaggtaattattcctagataaccatgatatggaTTTGGACATTCaaattgagatttaggttcaaaatatcaattttggtattgaataggtaaaagcattagaatttcaggattttttagtgcaaaatgcgcctgatatCAACATGgataccctggttggagtttgaactgaaggacccaaacttttttttctatttagtgttatatgagaacctagactttaattatagaacacaacagctaactaatattcctttgttttaataatacagtacaaaactttaacaaagtttaacactgtggtctatgtaaaatcatttagttggttgctctctgtACTGTATGCCTCAGTTAAGTTTCAAAAACACAGAGATGTTAAAATTGAGGAGACGTGTACCCAAAAGCTCCAGAGTTTTCACAAAGCAAAGCGATTCATTGGTAGCCCTCTGAAGGCACATGACATAAATATGCCTGGAGCTGATGAATTTACAAATTTGGATTTTGATCCAAGGACAGAGCACCTCAGAAATGATCCTGGATATGAAGATAATTTCAGAAGTAAGTGTATAAATTTTTCAGGCATATCCAAAATGCCCGTTTTTCAGTTATTTCAGCCTGCCAATGCATTCGCTGTTGCCCATGACCATGATTATTTGAAACTAACACCCCAAGATAGATTTCTTGAAAGAATCAACTTACTCAACATAACACAAGAGAAAATAGATGCAATTGAAGAACGCACACGGGGTCAAATAAATAATGTTGCTTGGAAAGAAGAACGCATGCACCATCTTCCATCATCCATGTATGGAAGAATATGTAAAGCGACGGATCGTACTGATTTTGTCAAGCTAGCTAGATCTTTAACACATCTTGCTGACATTAAAACAGCACCGTTAGAACATGGTCGCAAATATGAGAGCTTTGCTATACAGAAATAC encodes:
- the LOC138312262 gene encoding uncharacterized protein; its protein translation is MPSKSDFEELLRNISKELTEKKRDELKFLGRSFFDNLEETEGLERCATGKDVLDFFVRKEIISKHNVSKLQSCFENIGGCNRIREMLNLYTEKMKNIHSAKERSMWQELVPNFVETLTCKKMKERVEKEHLAILRGPPAAGKSQTCCWYASNFQQHAKHIAYKLQCKSKDDLLTSFRGFLEFSKMKFEQENEEKSEYVKHMAEVAISLIKSGEKGGKVYLLIFDDVTEETCGEVEQIIHSFHQIHKARNLRMLCSTNYSKFYGLCTQNENVFEDVEGVEESEALKFFKEPIKQKNSEKDIQALAKTMGYLPYGLVLANSYMYTTGMSVKMYIDKLSDKEFLKQVEKVMRGTSQEYAKGLVSAQMLTIEKVEETSSVHMKMFLQFIPFLHHHEIPIRLLKKLLPDSMDDRDKDTVVFELIANIRKYCISGEIKFEHQTQAISIHAVTALVLDLRLSREEKESTIRDLLCFFCKNISIDCRLHLTLLSNLELQPHATKVVLCATKLKLDKEKACIFLMCTLHAAIGVTFRVSGVESLLADEHLNEAKKLGFQLIKTDPETLMITAEEMEALDGMEYIEDDRNRRRRADSIYQDFLGIYSSQNKYAGSDERDSEMEKHRQNAKMKVLQTKKMFQDLVNVAKDFPKDLIPDIVIHTERTVHDLDHLEKVAEFSGDKKHVDERKRGRLSNELYSKLLDKQQAMPRDKLGEVTVVEMMVTILYNSGRAHYYQSKSHHQLTLVCWNELRLAYLLGKLLRKRYPKYPSVQSLISRRNGIFYHCLVSRKHVNESGKGKNDILHKIIYKYEEMLNEKDSHYYEYGIIKVSEHQRLHHDAMCLKLLLKCYITRIANADDDENKSRHFQDGKKHAIKLEKLLGDRHMYRWLALPGFHVQVARFFLNYESEKAEEHFRLAVKMEKEYNLQRLSHFALQGQFGLIDCLKRRGTETSLAEAADICEMLVRSLHESNFRRIYQKAVDTLNEVKRQIVKKRRVVRDVEVMETE